From the genome of Miscanthus floridulus cultivar M001 chromosome 10, ASM1932011v1, whole genome shotgun sequence, one region includes:
- the LOC136486720 gene encoding F-box/kelch-repeat protein At2g44130-like, translating to MRSPRGGGVGVGVGGCYRGSGAGQEHVDMIPGIPDDVAVDCLARVPHASHRAMRRVCRGWRSAAATPAFASARAQAGANEDLVYLMQFGNPSAADADGPKDDDGPANTPAYGVAVYNVTTGEWRRERGAPPVVPVFAQCAAVGTRLAVLGGWDPRTFEPVADVHVLDAATGLWRRGAPMRSARSFFACAEAGGKIYVAGGHDKHKNALKTAEAYDPEADAWDPLPDMSEERDECDGMATVAGDRFLAVSGYRTARQGGFERDAEWFDPAAGAWRRLERVRAPPSAAHVVVKGRVWCIEGNAVMEWMGMRRGWREVGPYPPGLKAGTARAVCVGGGEKVVVTGALDGEGGGGRHAVWVFDVKTKSWTVVRPPPEFAGFVFSVASVRI from the coding sequence ATGCGGAGCCCGAGGGGAggaggcgtcggcgtcggcgtcggcggctgCTACCGCGGCTCCGGCGCCGGCCAGGAGCACGTGGACATGATCCCGGGCATCCCCGACGACGTGGCGGTGGACTGCCTGGCGCGCGTCCCGCACGCCTCGCACCGCGCGATGCGCCGGGTCTGCCGGGGCTGGCGGAGCGCCGCCGCAACCCCCGCCTTCGCCTCTGCGCGCGCGCAGGCGGGCGCCAACGAGGACCTCGTCTACCTCATGCAGTTCGGGAACCCGTCCGCCGCTGACGCTGACGGGCCCAAGGACGACGACGGACCCGCCAACACCCCGGCCTACGGCGTCGCCGTGTACAACGTGACCACCGGCGAGTGGCGCCGGGAGCGCGGCGCCCCGCCCGTGGTCCCGGTCTTCGCGCAGTGCGCGGCGGTGGGTACCCGCCTCGCCGTCCTCGGCGGCTGGGACCCGCGCACCTTCGAGCCCGTCGCCGACGTGCACGTCCTGGACGCCGCCACGGGGCTGTGGCGCCGGGGCGCGCCGATGCGGTCGGCGCGGTCCTTCTTCGCGTGCGCCGAGGCGGGCGGCAAGATCTACGTGGCCGGGGGCCACGACAAGCACAAGAACGCGctcaagacggcggaggcctacgACCCCGAGGCCGACGCGTGGGACCCGCTGCCCGACATGTCGGAGGAGCGCGACGAGTGCGACGGCATGGCCACCGTGGCGGGCGACCGGTTCCTGGCCGTCAGCGGGTACCGCACGGCGCGGCAGGGCGGGTTCGAGCGCGACGCCGAGTGGTTCGACCCCGCCGCGGGCGCCTGGCGGAGGCTCGAGCGCGTCCGGGCGCCGCCCTCCGCGGCCCACGTCGTTGTGAAAGGGCGCGTCTGGTGCATCGAGGGCAACGCCGTCATGGAGTGGATGGGGATGCGGCGCGGGTGGCGCGAGGTCGGCCCTTACCCGCCGGGGCTCAAGGCCGGCACGGCGCGCGCTGTATGCGTGGGAGGAGGGGAGAAGGTCGTGGTGACCGGGGCGCTTGATGGGGAGGGCGGCGGTGGGCGGCATGCCGTGTGGGTGTTTGATGTCAAGACCAAGAGCTGGACCGTCGTGCGCCCGCCGCCCGAGTTCGCCGGCTTCGTCTTCTCCGTCGCGTCCGTCCGGATCTGA